Proteins from one Toxotes jaculatrix isolate fToxJac2 chromosome 13, fToxJac2.pri, whole genome shotgun sequence genomic window:
- the sall3b gene encoding sal-like protein 3b produces the protein MSRRKQAKPQHLKSDEEATQTGLLCNNGIMEGMEREETNGVCHSSEETHICDKCCAEFFTWTELSEHQKVCTEDPLVLIVKDNEGMPVPEESPVGPSPVPSIVSSDSSAAESTDAAFELGEALVNDNDSLDNLEEGREQDEAMELEHCPQDKYTTTSSPQPPDSAESTSPKVSAAGSYSMPSTNVTLEILHSTRVAVAQFSQGISGSGTGGKAASAAIPVILEHLLALQQQQVHQLQLIEQICSQVAIMNRQPTQAALNPVSRSLSLAPNPFPSQGVIPPPILPLSGTMPSTVNGQAAVSLSSVLEKSQNTPSQTACGKFRDITCTSASSENSTPSLSSSSLSTLLPAYTGSHTSSISCTQTLSSSSPLSLGQSSLLSSSSSLPFLPQSPPSSVIFPNPLASIAATANALDPLAALMKHRKGKLPNVSLFETKPSPEEPFFKHKCRFCAKVFGSDSALQIHLRSHTGERPFKCNICGNRFSTKGNLKVHFQRHKEKYPHVQMNPYPVPEYLDNVPTSSGIPYGMSVPPEKPVSSWLDSKPVVATLPATMGLPLSSTITSIGGSNDPVSVTPSVKSPYQPAPGECVSLSPNHSGSEAHFSPVSESPQSNRETEASNVLKTEGAHLAQSCTLRLRANPVTEATNTRIPSVATTPERVTSASPVPNSPPLSLNSDETKFLSGGLLDSMQTSETSKLQQLVENIDKKITDPNQCVLCHRVLSCQSALKMHYRIHTGERPFKCKVCGRAFTTKGNLKTHIGVHRENPPVQVQHSCPICQKKFTNAVVLQQHIRMHMVGQIPDSTLADGLQEMDSDMSINERNFDSLSSNGNDFIDDISMEDDNEEEEEDVEHMKEDMSASKPLNSDCNSPLKSFAVVSSLAALENQMRMIDSTVSLNHSFGIKPLTNGFNDSSQFNIKCALSEKRVENSSVNSPNVSESPSSPHASASPIQSNSEGMTIKSPAVNNNRPESQEPLAASVKREQSESPTSASAAAAAQERRGIQPSKLCVKEETPYSMSFQLSRDRGQSIPSLATSTSSGNIKTEVNGHSQPNNPNEGQHPAFSIHIPAAYPSVGSPGMTSLLGPAPPRRTTKQHNCNVCGKNFSSASALQIHERTHTGEKPFVCTICGRAFTTKGNLKVHMGTHMWNNAPARRGRRLSVENPMALLGGEAAKFGEMFQKDLAARAMNVDPGFWNRYATAITNSLAMKNNEISVIQNRGISQLHPLTAGMDRVSTAGSPITSLTKSGMDLGNNRHFSMLIDDSKEIGIN, from the exons gCATCATGGAAggcatggagagagaggagaccaACGGGGTCTGCCACAGCAGTGAGGAAACACACATCTGTGACAAATGCTGTGCTGAGTTCTTCACTTGGACTGAACTGAGCGAACATCAGAAGGTCTGCACTGAGGATCCCTTGGTGCTGATAGTTAAGGACAATGAAGGGATGCCTGTCCCTGAGGAATCTCCTGTGGGACCCTCTCCGGTTCCTAGCATTGTGTCCAGTGACTCATCCGCAGCGGAGTCCACAGACGCCGCCTTTGAGCTGGGAGAGGCGCTGGTGAATGACAATGACAGTCTGGATAATTTAGAGGAAGGCAGGGAGCAGGATGAAGCCATGGAGCTCGAGCATTGCCCACAGGACAAATACACTACAACCTCTAGTCCTCAGCCTCCAGACTCAGCTGAGTCCACTTCCCCCAAGGTGTCAGCAGCTGGCAGCTACAGCATGCCGAGTACAAATGTGACGCTGGAGATCCTCCACAGCACCAGAGTGGCTGTAGCCCAGTTCTCCCAGGGGATCAGCGGCAGTGGTACAGGAGGGAAGGCAGCTTCAGCAGCCATCCCAGTGATCCTGGAGCACCTGctggctctgcagcagcaacaggtccaccagctgcagctcattgaGCAGATCTGTAGCCAGGTAGCCATCATGAACAGACAACCAACACAAGCTGCGTTAAACCCAGTGTCTAGATCCCTGTCCCTGGCACCTAACCCTTTCCCCTCTCAAGGCGTCATCCCTCCTCCCATCCTGCCACTGTCAGGAACAATGCCCTCCACCGTTAATGGACaggctgctgtttctctgtcatctgTGCTTGAAAAGTCACAAAACACCCCTTCACAAACTGCATGTGGGAAGTTTAGAGACATTACATGTACCTCAGCTTCCTCGGAAAATTcaactccatctctctccagcagcagcctctcCACGTTACTGCCTGCTTACACAGgctcacacaccagcagcattAGCTGTACTCAGACACTGAGCTCCTCCAGCCCGCTGTCCCTGGGGCAGAGCAGCCTCCTCAGTTCATCCTCCAGCCTTCCATTTCTACCTCAGAGCCCACCCAGCAGCGTAATTTTCCCCAATCCCCTGGCTAGCATCGCCGCCACAGCTAATGCACTTGACCCTCTTGCAGCCCTGATGAAGCACAGGAAAGGGAAACTGCCTAACGTCTCCTTGTTTGAAACGAAGCCCAGCCCAGAGGAACCCTTCTTCAAGCATAAATGCAGGTTCTGTGCCAAAGTGTTTGGCAGCGACAGCGCTTTGCAGATCCACCTGCGCTCCCATACAGGAGAGCGGCCCTTCAAATGCAACATCTGCGGCAATCGCTTTTCCACAAAAGGGAACTTAAAGGTGCACTTCCAGAGGCATAAAGAGAAGTATCCTCATGTTCAGATGAACCCCTACCCGGTGCCAGAATATCTAGACAATGTGCCAACAAGTTCTGGGATTCCCTATGGAATGTCTGTCCCTCCTGAAAAACCTGTCTCCTCATGGCTGGATAGCAAACCTGTTGTAGCAACTCTGCCAGCCACCATGGGTCTTCCGCTTTCCTCCACTATTACCAGTATCGGAGGCTCAAATGACCCTGTAAGTGTAACACCATCCGTTAAGTCTCCCTACCAGCCAGCTCCTGGTGAATGTGTATCTTTGTCACCTAACCACAGTGGCAGTGAGGCTCATTTCTCTCCTGTTTCAGAGTCTCCACAGTCGAACCGTGAGACAGAAGCATCCAATGtactgaaaacagagggagcACACCTGGCCCAGAGCTGCACCCTGAGACTGAGAGCCAATCCAGTCACAGAAGCAACCAACACTAGAATCCCCTCTGTGGCCACCACACCCGAACGTGTCACCTCAGCATCCCCGGTCCCCAACTCTCCACCGCTCTCACTCAACTCAGATGAGACTAAATTCCTATCAGGTGGCCTCCTGGATTCTATGCAAACATCTGAAACCTCAAAGcttcagcagctggtggagaatATTGACAAAAAGATTACAGACCCCAACCAGTGCGTCCTCTGTCATCGAGTCCTCAGCTGTCAGAGTGCGCTCAAGATGCACTACCGCATTCACACCGGGGAGAGGCCCTTTAAATGCAAAGTGTGCGGCAGGGCTTTCACCACCAAAGGTAACCTGAAGACACACATTGGTGTTCACAGAGAAAATCCTCCAGTTCAGGTGCAACACTCGTGTCCTATTTGCCAGAAGAAGTTCACCAACGCTGTTGTCCTTCAGCAGCATATCCGTATGCACATGGTTGGACAGATTCCAGACTCAACCCTTGCGGACGGGCTGCAGGAGATGGACAGCGATATGTCTATCAACGAGAGGAACTTTGACAGTCTCAGTAGCAATGGCAATGACTTTATTGATGACATTTCAATGGAGGATGAtaacgaggaagaggaggaggacgtaGAACATATGAAAGAAGACATGAGTGCCTCTAAACCCTTGAACTCTGATTGTAATTCTCCTCTTAAGTCCTTTGCCGTTGTTTCGAGTTTAGCAGCTCTGGAGAACCAAATGAGGATGATCGACTCAACTGTAAGCCTAAACCACTCCTTCGGCATAAAACCCCTAACAAATGGTTTTAATGACAGCAGCCAATTCAATATTAAATGTGCTTTATCAGAGAAAAGGGTGGAGAATTCCAGTGTAAACAGCCCAAATGTGTCAGAATCCCCCAGTTCACCTCACGCATCTGCGTCTCCTATTCAAAGCAACTCAGAAGGCATGACGATCAAATCACCTGCAGTGAACAATAACAGGCCAGAATCCCAGGAGCCTTTGGCAGCCTCAGTGAAGAGAGAGCAATCTGAGTCTCCTACCTCtgcatcagcagctgcagcggCTCAGGAGCGGAGAGGAATACAACCCAGCAAACTATGTGTGAAAGAAGAGACTCCTTACAGTATGTCGTTCCAactcagcagagacagag GTCAAAGTATTCCCAGCCTTGCTACCAGCACATCGTCAGGCAACATAAAAACCGAGGTGAACGGTCACAGTCAACCAAACAACCCAAATGAAGGTCAGCACCCAGCGTTTAGCATCCACATCCCTGCGGCTTATCCATCAGTGGGCAGCCCAGGAATGACCTCCCTGCTCGGCCCTGCGCCTCCTCGACGAACAACGAAGCAGCACAACTGCAACGTCTGTGGGAAGAACTTCTCATCTGCCAGCGCTCTACAGATCCAcgagcgcacacacactggGGAGAAACCATTTGTCTGCACCATCTGCGGCAGAGCTTTCACCACTAAAGGCAATCTGAAG GTTCATATGGGGACTCATATGTGGAACAATGCACCAGCCAGGAGAGGCAGGCGGCTGTCAGTGGAGAACCCCATGGCCCTGCTGGGCGGAGAGGCCGCGAAGTTTGGGGAGATGTTTCAGAAGGACCTGGCAGCTCGAGCGATGAATGTAGATCCTGGATTTTGGAATCGCTACGCAACAGCTATCACCAACAGCCTGGCCATGAAGAACAATGAGATCTCAGTGATTCAGAACAGAGGCATCTCTCAGCTTCACCCTCTGACTGCCGGCATGGACAGAGTGAGCACTGCAGGAAGTCCAATAACCAGTCTAACCAAGTCGGGCATGGATCTGGGAAATAACAGACATTTTTCTATGCTGATTGATGACAGCAAAGAAATTGGAATCAATTGA